The Myxocyprinus asiaticus isolate MX2 ecotype Aquarium Trade chromosome 4, UBuf_Myxa_2, whole genome shotgun sequence nucleotide sequence CGACAAATAAATGCTGTTGTGAAAAACTGTTTTTACCACTTAAGAACTATTTCAAATCTGAAATCTATCCTCTCTCCTAGTGATCTGGAGAAAGTTATGCATGCATTCATTTATTCTTGTTAGGACTACTGCAGTGCTTAATATTGGGGCATTAGCCAATCCTCCTTATCTCACTTACAGCtaaaattctatttatttattacacatatacagtgaaattcttttttttgcatatcagagcacagggtcagccatgatacagcacccctggagcagatagggtcaagggcccaacagcagcatcttggcagtgctggggcttgaacccccaaccttctgatcagtaacccagagccttaaccactgaccTCACAAATAAAGCTTGTGCAAGATGCTGCTGCGAGGCTTTTAACGAATACAAAGAAAAGTGACCATATTTCACCTATTCTAGCCTCACTATATTGGTTACCTGTTAAATACAGAATGCAATACAAAGTGctcttatttgtttttaaagctgcGCATGGACTGGCACCAGAGTACATTTCAGACTGAATCAGTCTCTGCCAACCTCAAAGGTTTCTTCGTTCTTCTGATCAGCTGCGCCTTACTGTCCCCTGGGCCGCTCTAGTCTGAAGCGTAAAGGCGAATGCGCCTTTGTGACTGTGGAATGACTTACCTCAGTATCTTAAATCTTCATCCACTATTGACATGATCAAAAGTGGTCTTTAGACTTACTTATTCTCAATGGCTTTTGATAAGGTATTTTAATAATGGCCTAATATGGTGTTATTCTTGCTGATGTTTTATTatgtaatgctttttttttatatctgtacagcactttggtctacTACGTAGTtttgaaagtgctttataaataaagtttgagttgagttgagttgaacAACTTAAATCAGTATGATATATTCAGAAGACTCGGAATATAACACACCAGCTTATGGCCCACTTTTGTCATACTCTTTTGgtgctttatttttttcattttggagctttacagccccagttctctttcactttcattatattaaaatatataaagaatggccaggatattcttaaaaaaaaaaaaaaaaaaaacagcatgtaggtttggattgacacaagggtgagtaaatgatgacagaattttcatttttttggatgaactattcctgtgAATTAGTATGGTTAGAAAACAATTTAAGGTTGTGGGAAGTGTGAATACCAAGAGCAAGTGGGACGATGACTCTCCAGACAGAGATGGCAGTAGTGCTGGTAGTGTAGATGGTGGAAACAGTGACCCTCCACTTGTGGCATATGATGCTGGCACTCTGTAATCTCCATAAGAATCAGGAGTGTAGTAGCTGTCAATGAAAGCAGAGTAACTGGAGGGGTGGTCATACGAGAAGGCCTTGCTTCCCAGCGCTGAAGAGTAAGTGTCTGGAGAGTACTGCTTCATGGGATGGCAGAGCTCTGAATCTGGGATGAAAGATCTTCTCATACTGTAGTAACTAGGAAGCATATGAGACCCTGCATGAGGAAGCAGGAAATATAGTTAGCTCTCTATGTACCGATGAATTAGGTTTAACATATGAACACAGTGAAGATGGGCTCACCCGGCACTGGTACAAAAGCTGGCTGAGAAGAACTGGTGCTCGGCTGAAAACCAAAGAGTAAGAGAGTCATTATTATTGACATCTCGCAGTgtctttgtgtgtgcgtgtgttactCACTAATCACTCAAGAAGACAATGTCTTATGAAACAGACAACAGACAATGAATGAATCCCCACATGTGTAACTGCAGTGTAAAGGTGAAGAGAGACAGAATCCCTGATGGGCTGCTTTGTATTTTGCCTGACTTAAAGTCAGAAGGAATAGGGAGAGAAAGGCAGGAAGGCACAATATCTTGTGCTTGTTCTGTTGAAAGCCAGGCAAATCATGTGGGAGGATATTTGAATATGATTTGCCAGTGTCACAATAGTGCTACCCCCCTCTCTCCATGTGTACACTTCCCTCCGGTAGAGTGTGTACTCTTCTCATGAGATTTTGTCACAAGGATCTAAAGAAATCATTGAATCATTGGGAACATATCCCAGCAGACTCTGCAACGTGTAAAGCAAGAATGCCATGGAATTCAGTTAATTTTTTAAGTAGATATGTTTCTTTGTTAGAGACTTATggtgaaaaggggcataccatatATAGATTCACAAGCACACTTTAACAAATATTCTGGAAAGGAAATTCTTATGGTAGTTCACTGATAGCCTTGCacactttaaagtgttttttttattttttatttttatttaaattttttatctatatatattttacttcTGATAACATAGAATATATAACTGATTTGTTTTTACTAAACCATTGTTCAGATATATAAGTTGAGGCCAGCCACCCCTCAGAGGAATTTGCATGAGCAGAATGGGTCATTAGTTTCATTAAggacacaaaataaaacaaaagcagaaaataacttATTAACAAATTAACGTATTAACAAATACCTCAGTGATGACCTTGGTTTAGGCTGGGGTTTAACCGTCTACTGGTAACAATGCCTGTCTGTCCCCTTTCAGGAAGGTAGATGTGATTTGGCAGGTATGTCTGATACTTATCTCTTAAAAGTAACAAGGGCCATGTCAAGCACAGATGCTTTGACAAcggtggctgtctgagagatagCTTTGAGTTTCATCTAACACCAAACATTTGCTTTATACttatttgttatatttgtatgtatagtGTGGATAAGTTCTTCATTTGTACTATCTACCATAGGctaaatgcacaaatacacaagAGAAAAACACTAATGGACATGGGGTGACAAAGATAACATGCGAGAAAAGCATAAGACGGGACAGAGAGAATGATGATGACTAACTTACACTGAATCTGGGTGCATTTGTTTGTCTTAATCGCTTTTCTGCAAGAAGGTCTTTTACAGTATGCTTGACTCTCACTCCTTGGTACACTCTCTTGGAATACTCTGTGGGTAGAACAGATTACAGATACagaacagataatttttttatctCTCCTTTTAAAGATGTGTCATAAAGAGAGGGATTACGTCAaaaacccattaaaaaaaaaagaaaaaaaaaaaaggcatccgGTGGACTGGTTGACACACTAATAAAACAACTTTGATTCATGACAGCAGTTGCTAATCTTAAATAGGCATGCCACATATcttatgacaatatttttattttttaagctatACAAAGGAAGGACCCCATATTTTACAGAGACATAGCAAAAAAACTGCACATAACATATGAGAagattaaaagtaaaaataataataattaaaaaaaaaataaacactgtacAGGACATCAGTAGAAACATCATAGCAAAATGTGCATTCATAAACAATCTGATGTTCCTTGAGTAACCTGCCAAAACAACATAAACTGAATATTGTAGCTTAGTGTTAGACTTTGAATGTacactcctcagcacaaaatggcaaaacattaatcttttaaTGGTCTTAACCACAAATCATTGGGCATGAAATTAGCAAGAATTGAACAAATATATAAAGTAACTTAGTACGGGATAGTTTTTGCCTTTGATTTCTTTACATGTTTAAGCCTTGTGGATAAACTTGCAGACAGCTTTTTACAGAAAGAAGAGTCAATGTTGTTCCACTCAATGTTGATGGCTTCAAACAGTTGATGAGACCAAATATTCTCTATAGGGTTCAAATCTGGACTCTGACCAAAATATGAGACTGATGGACTTGCTCTCAAGCCATTTCTTGTGTCACGATCCTGTCACCtggtcaggttgggtttctgtctgacaggaccatgccATTATCAtctcctgtctgtcttgtgtttcgagCACGTGTCTTGTTTACCttctttgtgtgagtgagtgtttgtgcaCAGGTTTGTGCACGGGTCTGGTTGTTAGTGACCGCCATGTGCGAGTTACCGCCatgcgctctccggtgatgtcacggtcctgtcaccttgtcaggttgggttttgtctgatgaggaccacggcatcatcgtcccctgtctgtcttgtgtttcatgtacgTGCTTTTGTGTTGTTGGTTACCGCCGTGCGTGAGTTACCGTCGTATGCCCTCCAGtgatgccacagtcctgtcaCCTTGCCAGGTTGAATTTTTTTCTGACGAGGACCGTGGCACCATCAttccctgtttgttttggtcaAGGCATGCTTACattttgccctcatgtgtttcaggtgctgctggcacgtggaatcagcgtttccatgggaaccctgattgtttccatgggaatgctgatcgtGACAAATTTCAGCTGTGAGTGGCACCTGCCCTTGTTTGTTTCCTGCCTATTTAAATCCCCTTGTGTGTCACGTCTGATGCTTGATCTTTTCAATGTGGTTTAACGTTTATGTAGTTCAATGTTTAATGTAGTCTAGCTTATGCTAATGCTTGTGTTGTCAAGCGGCTAACCTTGCTCTCTTTGTCTAGTTGGTGCTGTCTcctgtatctgttggttgcctgtctctgcccatgtgtcgggAAGTGTGGTtgctgtagcaaattagcttaaaaagggaattatttataattaattataactggttataattaataataaatatttagattagatcttagaattaactgtagcagaatcgatattacaattatttgatctgtccgtccaccgagcagacaatataattatttatcaactctaggaagattactttcctggccaaggaacaatagccttcctacttatacagtgctagcagtagtttagcatgtagcaaggagcaacattcagtgactttgaattgtgagcggaacacagagacaatcaattgtgaatataagggatttaataaatgaaactataactaacatacaaacaaactaagcaaaacatacatatatagaatgaaggaaagtaaagaaatgagagagagagagagagcagagaatgGCAGtattcacatcaattaaccacaacctaaatgagaatcatcagaggcacaattcaccttaaaaggggttcaaacttaaatgcgcatctaatcagttgtaaatggttacttgcattggtttgttgctgaataagagtcttgatgcggtagacgaggttctcgatgatttctttaggagtgagttgaagaagtccacagcaaatccacaaagttacttgaaggtaaacactgccagaaggttaaactcaagaggagagttttggagggtgttggtctcaagaagaagagttttgagccatgattagtctgcgttctggagttttactagttcattgccgcacccattttgtgggtggagtggccaatcagaggcatgcattttgagcgggagagacatcctttgtctccgtttatggcccattcgcattttattgctgatctggaccgctagtgcagcttttaattcaaaacatagtaagaattgttcgatgcatttcacgatcacatggtgtacattattgtgtgagaaataaagagaagatcattttgataccaagaaggtaacctccagacgatattaaagcagagatacactcatacacttgaaaataggcgtttaacgtctaactaatacaagtaaagggttttaactaagttaatataataggggaatatacatacaacacatgcatatagcagatacatttataactgcttactatggcctaaatagagaaaatgtctttaggtgtgtgtgtgacgtgtattggaattactggagacagacaactgctctggtgcctggcacggggggtcacccccctttctgtggaatgtgtttttgaagcttgatggagacactccagaggcgacctgttttagcatccttttgatagtgataaagaccatctgtaatttagcacccatataaatgtaaacgcggaggccaggtcagtaatttatatgcaaatgtcaaaaggctaaaaggttttttttaaacaaagtgtaattaaccatcactgatcttacacagacgttacattgccttccagtttgctgtacgcctGTCCTCGCTCCCCACGAATCGCCAGTGGAGGATACttcgtctctgcccgcgtgtcgggaatATGAATGCCCTCCTTCGCCCGGGCTTTGCTCTCTGCACCACTCCATGCTTCAGCAGACTCTTCCTttggatctgctcctgacttccacaacttATACACCTGTCTACGCACACCCTAATCCTTTGCCCGCTGTGCAGCCACAAGCGCACACAGACAGTTTCTTGCCTCCTGCTACTGCAGCCGCTGCTGGGATTCCTATTCATAGGCAGCACAGTTAATGTTgacatttgttgttaataaatcctttgaaatgttcttctgctattgggtctctgtctcactctcgctCTGACAGTCTTGTTGAAAAATAACATCTGATCGTTCCTCTTTAGAAAGCAACTTTTCAATTGTGGGAAGCAAGCCTTTCTGCAATATTCTCTTGTAATCCAAATCATTAATTGACTTTTCACATTGAAGCAGCTCTACCAGCAGCTGAAAAGGCTCCCCACACCATGACACCTCTTCCTTCATGCTTCACTGTGGTAGAGATGCATTCACTATTGTATTTTTTACCAGATCTTCGAAGACACCTCTCTAGAGCATCACCAAGCTACTCAAATCATGGTTCATCACTCCACACAACTCTGCTGAATCAAACTTTCAAAAACGTAATTCTGTCTTTGATGTTTTTCAGAGACAGCAATGGCTTTTTAACACATCTTCTAGCCAAAAAAACCTGCATTAAATAACCTTCTGGTTATTGTTCTCAAAAGagtcttgttttctgaggtcttgaattCTGCTGACAGTTTTTGTAGGCTTTTTTCCTGTCTTTGAGAATTGTACGTTTCAGCAAGTGGTGATCCCTGCATGGAGGCTTTGGTCCTTCCAAATCCTTTTTTTCTGGCAACATCTCTTGTTGTTTCAAAGCGTTGACCTATTCTCTTAATAGCTGATGGAGAAATAGGGATTTTCTCTGCCTTTAGGGTCTTGTAAATGTCAGAATAGCTACATTTGGCCTGACGCAGACCAGCTATGCGGTTTCTGACAGCAACCCCTGCatgctatttttctttttttggagtaGATTTTCTCACTCCTTTACACTGGGACTCACCACACTGCATTTTGTAGATCTCTAACTGCTCTGTCACTCCTGGTTCCATTTATGAGCTTGTTATCAGGTCTTTGATGGGCTGAATCAGATCACCAACTAATGACtaatcttttttgttattaatactttttattgattcatatatatatatatatatatatatatatatatatatatatatcaaataaacagaatatatctTTAACCCCCATTTAACacctaaaacctcacagataaaattctggactcttgtCCAGAATTCTTAAATCTTAGCACAGAACCACAGAGTATGGGCTATGAAttcatcctccaactgacatcgccagcaggtaggtgtgtcttttaaaccaagcctaaacaatctagatgGAGTCCAATAgaaacgatgcaaaatcttaaactgaataaggtgtacccttgcatccctagacatagttttaaaaaagtttaaaaaaaaaaattcccactccccatcctccaataccaagatcaaatctctttcccataacctttTAAGAGCTGTTAAGGACCCATCACTAAGACTCTGAATCAACTGATGCTTCgtgcccctttccaaaggcagTGAGCACCAGAGGGTATCCACAACTTTAGCGGGCTGTggactaccaccaaaaatagtacaaagtaaattATGCAACTGTAAATACATGAAAAATTGAGacagaaatcccaaattgctgtgttatattttcaaatgatctcaaagctctgttttcataaaggtcacttAGTGCagcaacacccctctccaaccattctttccagcaaaagggggacttgttaatatacaatttgggttcagccatatgcttgaggaaacattttgGTAAATATAAAAATTGAACAAAtgggaaaactttgtccatactgaatgtaagtgtgaaataatgggatgcattttctcttctctaggcaatttgatagaaagaccttgcaatggtgagattggggcaaggacgCTTGTgcaatgttgtaccagggaggtACTCTCTCATGTGGAAGAGACAAATGGGCCAGATGTCTAAgactaaaagcatagtaataaaacgccttggttactgttgtaacctccattccctgatggaaggaatgagacattgtgtcgatgtagtgacactaggggtcgaacttgggagccccaatcaccgctgatatttgagaaaaggccaatgagaattggtgagtggaatttgcatgccactgccccagatatatgggtataaaaggagatggctagcatccactcattcaggtttgtgctgaggagccgagacagagtcctggccatttcagtgggtagttcagtgttgtggcaggagggacacaacgtctcgttccctccatcagggaatggaggttacaacagtaaccaatacgttccctatctgtcactcactcgacattgtgtcgatgtaggggacaagacgtacttacaatgggaataggTCACATCAGCTGTTTTGACCTTTTCccttttttttgaaaatgaaaattcacttagcTGGGACCAAGATATATTCGcgctggggaaggtgttcttttcccccACCGGGAAGTACCACACATGGAAAGGAGTCCCTGCGGTAGGCCCTACCt carries:
- the LOC127439600 gene encoding POU class 2 homeobox associating-factor 2-like, encoding MMETEYSKRVYQGVRVKHTVKDLLAEKRLRQTNAPRFSPSTSSSQPAFVPVPGSHMLPSYYSMRRSFIPDSELCHPMKQYSPDTYSSALGSKAFSYDHPSSYSAFIDSYYTPDSYGDYRVPASYATSGGSLFPPSTLPALLPSLSGESSSHLLLRDPWDQPSEDPVSQPEVICPEGPAPVADSPSLGGPDSGGSSPYRLSSGRSGSSISSSTQPYTLHPLEDVPYPAASYTSASSYTCLPYMTTPADLAVVKMTSVTSEEASGGVVSLSDTTSWAKDDGTGSWLSYETRRVF